One Ricinus communis isolate WT05 ecotype wild-type chromosome 2, ASM1957865v1, whole genome shotgun sequence DNA segment encodes these proteins:
- the LOC8277137 gene encoding NAC domain-containing protein 86 isoform X1 — protein MAPVGLPPGFRFHPTDEELVNYYLKRKINGQEIELDIIPEVDLYKCEPWELAEKSFLPSRDPEWYFFGPRDRKYPNGFRTNRATRGGYWKSTGKDRRVNSQNRAIGMKKTLVYYRGRAPQGIRTDWVMHEYRLDDKECEETTGIQVDSYALCRVFKKNGICSEIEEQAQCSISLMESSQGVINDYETMSPDIPIASSCCADDEDKDDSWMQFITDDPWCSSSTANLAGEEVSHLTFAD, from the exons atgGCGCCCGTAGGATTGCCTCCAGGATTTCGGTTCCATCCAACCGATGAAGAGCTTGTCAATTATTATCTGAAACGAAAAATTAATGGCCAAGAAATTGAACTTGATATCATTCCTGAGGTTGATCTTTACAAATGCGAACCTTGGGAGTTAGCAG AAAAATCATTTCTTCCAAGTAGAGACCCAGAATGGTACTTCTTTGGGCCAAGGGATAGAAAATATCCGAACGGATTCAGAACAAATAGAGCAACTAGAGGAGGATACTGGAAATCAACTGGGAAAGACAGAAGGGTTAACTCTCAGAACAGAGCTATTGGAATGAAGAAGACATTAGTCTACTACAGAGGTCGAGCTCCTCAGGGAATTCGGACTGATTGGGTAATGCATGAGTATCGCCTGGACGACAAGGAGTGTGAGGAGACCACAGGAATTCAGGTA GACTCTTATGCATTATGTCGTGTGTTCAAGAAGAATGGAATATGCTCTGAAATCGAAGAGCAAGCACAATGTAGTATATCATTAATGGAGAGCTCACAAGGTGTAATAAATGATTATGAAACCATGTCGCCGGATATTCCGATTGCATCATCTTGCTGCGCGGACGATGAAGACAAAGATGATTCATGGATGCAGTTCATCACAGATGATCCATGGTGTTCATCTAGTACTGCCAATTTGGCTGGTGAAGAGGTTTCTCACCTGACTTTCGCAGACTAA
- the LOC8277137 gene encoding NAC domain-containing protein 86 isoform X2, protein MAPVGLPPGFRFHPTDEELVNYYLKRKINGQEIELDIIPEVDLYKCEPWELAEKSFLPSRDPEWYFFGPRDRKYPNGFRTNRATRGGYWKSTGKDRRVNSQNRAIGMKKTLVYYRGRAPQGIRTDWVMHEYRLDDKECEETTGIQDSYALCRVFKKNGICSEIEEQAQCSISLMESSQGVINDYETMSPDIPIASSCCADDEDKDDSWMQFITDDPWCSSSTANLAGEEVSHLTFAD, encoded by the exons atgGCGCCCGTAGGATTGCCTCCAGGATTTCGGTTCCATCCAACCGATGAAGAGCTTGTCAATTATTATCTGAAACGAAAAATTAATGGCCAAGAAATTGAACTTGATATCATTCCTGAGGTTGATCTTTACAAATGCGAACCTTGGGAGTTAGCAG AAAAATCATTTCTTCCAAGTAGAGACCCAGAATGGTACTTCTTTGGGCCAAGGGATAGAAAATATCCGAACGGATTCAGAACAAATAGAGCAACTAGAGGAGGATACTGGAAATCAACTGGGAAAGACAGAAGGGTTAACTCTCAGAACAGAGCTATTGGAATGAAGAAGACATTAGTCTACTACAGAGGTCGAGCTCCTCAGGGAATTCGGACTGATTGGGTAATGCATGAGTATCGCCTGGACGACAAGGAGTGTGAGGAGACCACAGGAATTCAG GACTCTTATGCATTATGTCGTGTGTTCAAGAAGAATGGAATATGCTCTGAAATCGAAGAGCAAGCACAATGTAGTATATCATTAATGGAGAGCTCACAAGGTGTAATAAATGATTATGAAACCATGTCGCCGGATATTCCGATTGCATCATCTTGCTGCGCGGACGATGAAGACAAAGATGATTCATGGATGCAGTTCATCACAGATGATCCATGGTGTTCATCTAGTACTGCCAATTTGGCTGGTGAAGAGGTTTCTCACCTGACTTTCGCAGACTAA